A window of Leclercia adecarboxylata contains these coding sequences:
- the metA gene encoding homoserine O-acetyltransferase MetA, which translates to MPIRVQDELPAVNFLREENVFVMTASRATGQEIRPLKVLILNLMPKKIETENQFLRLLSNSPLQVDIQLLRIDARESRNTPSEHLNNFYCNFEDIRNENFDGLIVTGAPLGLVEFNDVAYWPQIKQVLEWAKDHVTSTLFVCWAVQAALNILYGIPKQTRTEKLSGVYEHHILHPHALLTRGFDDSFLAPHSRYADFPAALIRDYTDLEILAETEEGDAYLFASKDKRIAFVTGHPEYDPDTLASEYFRDEEAGLNPDVPYNYFPQNDPQNKPRATWRSHGNLLFTNWLNYYVYQITPYDLRHMNPTLD; encoded by the coding sequence ATGCCGATTCGGGTGCAGGACGAGCTACCAGCCGTCAATTTCTTGCGTGAAGAAAACGTCTTTGTGATGACGGCTTCGCGCGCTACAGGTCAGGAAATTCGTCCCCTGAAGGTGCTTATCCTTAACCTGATGCCAAAGAAAATCGAGACGGAAAATCAGTTTCTCCGCTTGCTCTCTAACTCCCCGTTGCAGGTCGATATTCAACTCCTGCGTATTGATGCGCGCGAGTCCCGCAATACGCCTTCAGAGCATCTCAATAACTTCTACTGTAACTTTGAAGACATCCGTAATGAGAACTTCGATGGCCTGATCGTTACCGGTGCGCCGCTTGGTCTGGTGGAATTCAACGACGTGGCCTACTGGCCGCAGATCAAGCAGGTGCTGGAGTGGGCCAAGGATCATGTCACCTCCACGCTGTTCGTCTGTTGGGCGGTCCAGGCGGCACTCAACATTCTTTACGGCATCCCTAAGCAAACCCGCACTGAAAAGCTCTCTGGCGTTTATGAGCACCATATTTTGCATCCTCATGCGCTGCTGACGCGGGGCTTTGATGACTCCTTCCTTGCCCCTCACTCGCGCTATGCCGATTTCCCGGCGGCATTGATTCGTGATTACACCGATCTCGAGATTCTGGCGGAAACGGAAGAGGGCGATGCCTATCTGTTTGCCAGCAAAGACAAGCGCATCGCTTTCGTCACCGGCCACCCGGAATACGATCCCGATACCCTGGCGAGCGAATATTTCCGTGATGAAGAAGCGGGTTTAAATCCGGACGTTCCGTACAACTACTTCCCGCAAAACGATCCGCAGAATAAACCACGTGCGACCTGGCGCAGTCATGGCAACCTGCTGTTTACTAACTGGCTCAACTACTACGTCTACCAGATCACGCCATACGATCTGCGCCACATGAATCCGACGCTGGATTAA
- the aceB gene encoding malate synthase A, protein MNQQATIIEELAFTQPFGDKEKQVLTADAVEFLTELVTRFTPKRNKLMAARIQQQQDIDNGKLPGFISETASIREGNWAIRGIPQDLQDRRVEITGPVERKMVINALNANVKVFMADFEDSLAPDWNKVIEGQINLRDAVDGTISHTNEAGKIYQLKPNPAVLVCRVRGLHLPEKHVVWNNEAIPGSLFDFALYFFHNHKNLLAKGSGPYFYLPKTQSWQEAAWWSEVFSYTEDRFELPRGTIKATLLIETLPAVFQMDEILHALRDHIVGLNCGRWDYIFSYIKTLKNHPDRVLPDRQVVTMDKSFLSAYSRLLIKTCHKRGAFAMGGMAAFIPSKDSERNAQVLNKVKADKELEASNGHDGTWVAHPGLADTAMEVFNHILGDNKNQLHVTREDDAPVTAAQLLEPCEGERTEEGMRANIRVAVQYIEAWISGNGCVPIYGLMEDAATAEISRTSIWQWIHHQKTLSNGKPVTKALFRQMLSEEMLNIQEELGEHRFSSGRFDAAARLMEQITTSDDLIDFLTLPGYRLLA, encoded by the coding sequence ATGAATCAACAGGCAACCATCATCGAGGAGCTGGCCTTTACTCAACCCTTTGGCGACAAGGAGAAGCAGGTACTGACCGCCGATGCCGTTGAGTTTCTTACCGAGCTGGTAACCCGCTTCACGCCAAAACGTAATAAATTAATGGCGGCACGTATCCAGCAGCAGCAGGACATTGATAACGGAAAGCTGCCTGGCTTTATTTCGGAAACCGCTTCCATTCGTGAAGGAAACTGGGCGATCCGCGGTATTCCGCAGGATCTGCAGGACCGACGCGTCGAGATCACCGGCCCGGTAGAGCGCAAAATGGTGATCAATGCGCTGAATGCTAATGTGAAGGTCTTTATGGCGGACTTTGAGGATTCGCTGGCGCCAGACTGGAACAAAGTGATTGAAGGCCAGATCAACCTGCGTGATGCGGTTGACGGCACCATCAGCCACACCAATGAAGCCGGGAAAATTTATCAGCTTAAACCTAACCCGGCGGTACTGGTTTGCCGCGTCCGCGGCCTGCATTTACCGGAAAAGCACGTCGTCTGGAACAATGAGGCGATCCCCGGGAGCCTGTTCGACTTTGCACTGTACTTTTTCCATAACCATAAAAATCTGCTGGCAAAAGGCAGCGGGCCTTACTTCTATCTGCCAAAAACGCAGTCCTGGCAGGAGGCGGCATGGTGGAGTGAGGTATTCAGTTATACCGAGGATCGTTTTGAACTGCCGCGCGGCACCATTAAGGCCACGCTGCTGATTGAAACCTTGCCGGCGGTTTTCCAGATGGACGAAATTTTGCATGCCCTGCGTGACCATATTGTTGGCCTGAACTGCGGCCGCTGGGATTACATCTTCAGCTATATCAAGACCCTGAAAAACCACCCGGATCGCGTCCTGCCGGATCGTCAGGTGGTGACGATGGATAAGTCTTTCCTGAGTGCCTACTCGCGTCTGCTGATCAAAACCTGCCACAAACGCGGCGCCTTTGCGATGGGTGGGATGGCGGCGTTTATTCCCAGCAAAGACAGCGAACGTAACGCTCAGGTGCTGAATAAAGTAAAGGCCGATAAAGAACTGGAGGCCAGTAACGGCCATGACGGTACATGGGTGGCACACCCCGGGCTGGCAGATACCGCCATGGAGGTGTTCAACCACATCCTGGGTGATAACAAGAACCAGCTGCACGTGACCCGCGAAGATGACGCTCCCGTCACTGCTGCACAGCTCCTGGAGCCCTGTGAGGGGGAACGCACCGAAGAGGGGATGCGGGCCAATATTCGCGTAGCCGTGCAGTACATCGAAGCCTGGATCTCAGGTAATGGCTGTGTACCGATTTACGGCCTGATGGAAGATGCCGCCACCGCCGAGATTTCCCGTACCTCTATCTGGCAGTGGATCCATCATCAGAAAACGCTCAGTAACGGCAAACCGGTGACCAAAGCCCTGTTCCGCCAGATGCTGTCAGAAGAGATGCTGAACATTCAGGAAGAGCTGGGCGAGCACCGCTTCAGCAGCGGCCGCTTCGACGCCGCCGCGCGCCTGATGGAGCAGATCACCACCTCAGATGACTTAATCGACTTCCTGACGCTGCCTGGCTATCGCCTGCTGGCCTGA
- the aceA gene encoding isocitrate lyase encodes MKTRTQQIEALQNEWTQPRWEGIERPYSAEDVVKLRGSVNPECTLAQLGAAKMWRLLHGESKKGYINSLGALTGGQALQQAKAGIEAIYLSGWQVAADANLASSMYPDQSLYPANSVPAVVERINNTFRRADQIQWASGIEPQDPRFVDYFLPIVADAEAGFGGVLNAFELMKSMIEAGAAAVHFEDQLASVKKCGHMGGKVLVPTQEAIQKLVAARLAADVMGVPTLVIARTDADAADLITSDCDPYDSPFITGERTSEGFYRTHAGIEQAISRGLAYAPYADLVWCETSTPDLALAKRFADAIHAKYPCKLLAYNCSPSFNWQKNLDDKTIASFQQALSDMGYKYQFITLAGIHSMWFNMFDLAHAYAQGEGMKHYVEKVQQPEFAASQKGYTFASHQQEVGTGYFDRVTTIIQGGASSVTALTGSTEEAQF; translated from the coding sequence ATGAAAACCCGTACCCAACAAATCGAAGCATTACAAAACGAGTGGACTCAACCGCGCTGGGAAGGCATTGAACGCCCTTATAGCGCCGAGGACGTGGTGAAATTACGCGGTTCAGTTAATCCTGAATGCACCCTGGCGCAGCTGGGCGCCGCCAAAATGTGGCGTCTGCTGCACGGCGAATCGAAAAAAGGCTACATCAACAGCCTCGGCGCGCTGACGGGCGGGCAAGCGTTGCAGCAGGCGAAAGCGGGCATCGAAGCGATCTATTTATCGGGCTGGCAGGTGGCGGCAGATGCTAACCTGGCTTCCAGCATGTATCCGGACCAGTCGCTCTATCCCGCGAACTCCGTCCCGGCCGTGGTGGAGCGCATCAACAACACCTTCCGCCGTGCGGATCAGATCCAGTGGGCGTCCGGCATTGAGCCGCAGGATCCACGCTTTGTGGACTACTTCCTGCCGATTGTGGCCGACGCCGAAGCGGGCTTTGGCGGAGTGCTGAACGCCTTTGAGCTGATGAAATCGATGATTGAAGCCGGTGCAGCGGCCGTACACTTCGAAGATCAGCTGGCCTCCGTGAAGAAGTGCGGGCACATGGGCGGCAAAGTGCTGGTGCCGACGCAGGAAGCGATCCAGAAACTGGTGGCTGCCCGTCTGGCCGCTGACGTTATGGGTGTCCCGACGCTGGTGATTGCCCGTACCGATGCCGATGCCGCGGACCTGATCACCTCCGATTGCGACCCCTACGACAGCCCGTTCATTACCGGCGAGCGCACCAGCGAAGGGTTCTACCGCACCCATGCCGGCATTGAGCAGGCCATCAGCCGCGGCCTGGCCTACGCGCCATACGCTGACCTGGTGTGGTGTGAAACCTCCACCCCGGATCTGGCGCTGGCGAAACGCTTTGCAGATGCCATCCATGCCAAATACCCGTGCAAACTGCTGGCCTACAACTGCTCGCCGTCCTTCAACTGGCAGAAAAATCTGGATGATAAAACTATCGCCAGCTTCCAGCAGGCGCTGTCGGACATGGGTTACAAATACCAGTTCATCACCCTGGCGGGCATTCACAGCATGTGGTTCAACATGTTCGACCTGGCGCACGCCTACGCCCAGGGCGAGGGCATGAAGCACTACGTCGAGAAGGTCCAGCAGCCGGAGTTCGCGGCAAGCCAGAAGGGCTATACCTTCGCCTCGCACCAGCAGGAGGTAGGAACAGGCTACTTCGACAGAGTGACCACCATCATTCAGGGCGGCGCCTCCTCTGTGACGGCCCTGACCGGGTCGACCGAAGAAGCGCAGTTTTAA
- the aceK gene encoding bifunctional isocitrate dehydrogenase kinase/phosphatase has protein sequence MSRGLELLIAQTILQGFDAQYGRFLEVTGGAQQRFEQADWHAVQQAMKQRIHLYDHHVGLVVEQLRCITGSITIDAAFLLRVKTHYTQLLPDYPRYEIAESFFNSVYCRLFDHRSLSPERLFIFSSQPGQRFRTLPRPLAKDFYPEQGWEALLTKVLADLPLRLPWQNRPRDVGYIIAHLTETLGAEILQNCHLQVANELFYRNKAAWLVGKLMTPDATLPFLLPIHRSDEGELVVDTCLTTSAEASIVFGFARSYFMVYAPLPGALVGWLREILPGKTTAELYMAIGCQKHAKTESYREYLHYITQADEQFIEAPGIRGMVMLVFTLPGFDRVFKVIKDKFAPQKEMSAAHVRACYQLVKEHDRVGRMADTQEFENFVLDKRQIAPELMALLLQEAPEKISDLGDKIIISHLYIERRMVPLNIWLEQSEGQALHDAIEEYGNAIRQLAAANIFPGDMLFKNFGVTRHGRVVFYDYDEICYMTEVNFREIPPPRYPEDELASEPWYSVSPGDVFPEEFRHWLCADPRIGKLFEEMHADLFRADYWRGLQTRIKNGHVEDVYAYRRKQRFSVRW, from the coding sequence ATGTCGCGTGGTCTGGAATTACTGATTGCCCAAACCATCCTGCAGGGCTTCGATGCCCAGTATGGCCGTTTTCTGGAGGTGACGGGCGGGGCGCAGCAGCGCTTTGAACAGGCTGACTGGCACGCCGTGCAGCAGGCAATGAAACAGCGTATTCACCTCTACGATCACCATGTGGGCCTGGTGGTGGAGCAACTGCGCTGCATTACCGGGAGTATCACTATTGATGCCGCTTTTTTGCTGCGGGTGAAAACTCACTACACCCAACTGCTGCCGGATTATCCGCGCTATGAGATTGCGGAAAGCTTTTTCAACTCGGTCTACTGTCGGCTGTTTGACCACCGCTCGCTCTCCCCGGAGCGGCTCTTTATCTTCAGCTCTCAGCCCGGGCAACGTTTTCGTACCCTGCCGCGTCCGCTGGCGAAAGACTTCTACCCCGAACAGGGCTGGGAAGCGTTGTTAACCAAAGTGCTCGCCGATCTGCCCCTGCGTTTGCCGTGGCAAAACCGCCCGCGTGATGTCGGGTATATCATCGCCCATCTGACCGAAACGCTCGGTGCAGAGATACTGCAAAATTGCCATCTGCAGGTGGCGAACGAACTGTTCTACCGCAACAAAGCCGCCTGGCTGGTAGGGAAACTGATGACCCCGGACGCCACGCTGCCGTTTTTACTGCCCATTCACCGCAGCGATGAAGGGGAGCTGGTGGTGGATACCTGCCTGACCACCAGCGCCGAGGCCAGCATTGTATTCGGCTTCGCCCGCTCCTATTTTATGGTGTATGCCCCCCTGCCAGGCGCGCTGGTGGGGTGGCTTCGCGAGATCCTGCCCGGTAAAACCACCGCCGAGCTTTACATGGCGATAGGCTGTCAGAAACACGCCAAAACCGAGAGCTATCGGGAATACCTGCACTATATCACCCAGGCGGATGAGCAGTTTATCGAGGCGCCGGGCATTCGCGGCATGGTGATGCTGGTCTTTACCCTGCCGGGCTTTGACCGGGTCTTTAAGGTGATTAAGGATAAATTCGCCCCGCAGAAAGAGATGTCTGCCGCCCACGTGCGCGCCTGCTATCAGCTGGTTAAGGAGCACGATCGCGTCGGGCGGATGGCGGATACCCAGGAATTTGAAAACTTTGTGCTCGATAAGCGGCAGATCGCGCCGGAGCTGATGGCGCTGTTGCTTCAGGAAGCGCCAGAAAAAATCAGCGATCTGGGGGACAAAATTATTATCAGCCATCTCTACATCGAACGCCGGATGGTGCCCCTCAACATCTGGCTGGAGCAGTCAGAGGGACAGGCGCTGCACGATGCAATTGAAGAGTATGGTAACGCCATCCGTCAGCTGGCGGCGGCCAATATCTTCCCGGGGGACATGCTGTTCAAGAACTTCGGCGTCACCCGGCACGGGCGGGTCGTGTTCTACGATTACGACGAGATCTGCTACATGACGGAGGTGAATTTCCGCGAGATCCCACCGCCGCGTTATCCGGAAGATGAGCTCGCCAGCGAGCCGTGGTACAGCGTCTCTCCGGGGGATGTCTTCCCGGAGGAGTTTCGCCACTGGCTATGCGCTGACCCACGCATCGGAAAGCTGTTTGAAGAGATGCATGCCGATCTGTTTCGCGCCGATTACTGGCGTGGCCTGCAGACGCGGATTAAGAACGGCCATGTGGAAGATGTTTACGCTTACCGGCGTAAGCAGCGGTTTAGCGTGCGGTGGTAA
- the iclR gene encoding glyoxylate bypass operon transcriptional repressor IclR, with amino-acid sequence MVATVPAKRGRKPAAATAQAGGQVQSLTRGLKLLEWIAESHSSVALTELAQQAGLPNSTTHRLLTTMQQLGFVRQVGELGHWSVGAHAFIVGSSFLQSRNLLAIVHPILRKLMEDSGETVNLAVLDQSDHQAIIIDQVQCTQLMRMSAPIGGKLPMHASGAGKAFLSQLSEEQVTGLLHRKGLHAYTHATLVSPVHLKEDLALTRKRGYSFDDEEHALGLRCIAACIFDEHREPFAAISISGPISRMTDDRVTELGALVIKAAKEVTLAYGGVR; translated from the coding sequence ATGGTCGCCACCGTTCCCGCTAAACGCGGCAGAAAGCCCGCCGCCGCGACCGCCCAGGCGGGCGGTCAAGTTCAGTCCCTGACCCGGGGATTAAAGCTCCTTGAATGGATAGCCGAGTCGCACAGCAGCGTGGCGCTGACGGAACTGGCCCAGCAGGCAGGCCTGCCGAACTCCACCACCCACCGTCTGCTGACCACCATGCAGCAGCTGGGCTTTGTCCGTCAGGTTGGCGAGCTGGGGCACTGGTCCGTGGGTGCCCACGCGTTTATTGTCGGCAGCAGCTTTTTACAGAGCCGTAATCTTCTCGCTATTGTCCACCCGATCCTGCGTAAGCTGATGGAGGACTCCGGCGAGACGGTTAACCTGGCGGTGCTTGACCAGAGCGATCACCAGGCGATTATTATCGACCAGGTCCAGTGCACCCAGCTGATGCGCATGTCTGCCCCGATTGGCGGCAAGCTGCCGATGCACGCTTCCGGCGCGGGGAAAGCGTTCCTGTCCCAGCTCAGCGAAGAACAGGTCACGGGTCTGCTGCACCGCAAAGGCTTACACGCCTACACCCACGCGACGCTGGTTTCTCCGGTTCATCTGAAAGAGGATTTGGCCCTGACGCGCAAGCGCGGCTACTCCTTCGATGACGAAGAGCATGCCCTCGGCCTGCGCTGTATTGCCGCCTGCATTTTTGACGAGCACCGCGAGCCGTTCGCCGCCATCTCTATTTCAGGCCCTATCTCGCGGATGACCGATGACCGGGTAACCGAGCTGGGCGCGCTGGTGATCAAGGCGGCGAAAGAGGTGACGCTGGCGTATGGTGGGGTTCGTTAA
- the metH gene encoding methionine synthase: MSSKVDQLRAQLNERILVLDGGMGTMIQSYRLSEDDFRGDRFADWPCDLKGNNDLLVLSKPEIIAAIHYAYFEAGADIVETNTFNSTTIAMADYEMESLSAEINYEAAKLARACADEWTARTPEKPRYVAGVLGPTNRTASISPDVNDPAFRNITFDHLVEAYRESTKALVEGGVDLIMIETVFDTLNAKAAIYAVKEEFEALGVDLPIMISGTITDASGRTLSGQTTEAFYNSLRHADALSFGLNCALGPDELRQYVQELSRIAECYVTAHPNAGLPNAFGEYDLDAATMAAQIREWAESGFLNIVGGCCGTTPEHIAAMSNAVAGLAPRKLPELPVACRLAGLEPLNIGDDSLFVNVGERTNVTGSAKFKRLIKEEKYSEALDVARQQVESGAQIIDINMDEGMLDAEAAMVRFLNLIAGEPDIARVPIMIDSSKWEVIEKGLKCIQGKGIVNSISMKEGVEPFIHHAKMVRRYGAAVVVMAFDEVGQADTRERKIEICRRAYQILTEEVGFPPEDIIFDPNIFAVATGIEEHNNYAQDFIGACEDIKRELPHALISGGVSNVSFSFRGNDPVREAIHAVFLYYAIRNGMDMGIVNAGQLAIYDDLPAELRDAVEDVILNRRDDATERMLELAEKYRGSKSDEAANVQQAEWRAWDVKKRLEYSLVKGITEFIELDTEEARQQAARPIEVIEGPLMDGMNVVGDLFGEGKMFLPQVVKSARVMKQAVAYLEPYIEASKEKGSSNGKMVIATVKGDVHDIGKNIVGVVLQCNNYEIIDLGVMVPAEKILKTAREVNADLIGLSGLITPSLDEMVNVAKEMERQGFTLPLLIGGATTSKAHTAVKIEQNYSGPTVYVQNASRTVGVVSALLSETQRDDFVARTRKEYETVRIQHGRKKPRTPPVTLAAARDNDLAFDWSSYTPPVAHRLGVQTVTASIETLRNYIDWTPFFMTWSLAGKYPRILEDEVVGEEAQRLFKDANDLLDKLSEEKTLNPRGVVGLFPANRVGDDIEIYRDETRTHVLAVSHHLRQQTEKIGFANYCLADFVAPKLSGKADYIGAFAVTGGLEEDALAEAFEAQHDDYNKIMIKAIADRLAEAFAEYLHERVRKVHWGYAATENLSNEELIRENYQGIRPAPGYPACPEHTEKGTIWQLLDVEAHTGMKLTESFAMWPGASVSGWYFSHPDSKYFAVAQLQRDQIEDYALRKGMSVAEAERWLAPNLGYDAD; the protein is encoded by the coding sequence GTGAGCAGCAAAGTAGATCAACTGCGTGCGCAGTTAAATGAACGCATTCTGGTACTGGATGGCGGTATGGGCACCATGATCCAGAGCTATCGTCTGAGTGAAGACGACTTTCGCGGCGACCGCTTCGCCGACTGGCCCTGCGATCTGAAAGGTAACAATGACCTGCTGGTGCTCAGCAAGCCAGAGATTATCGCCGCCATTCATTACGCCTACTTCGAGGCGGGCGCGGATATCGTTGAAACCAATACCTTTAACTCGACAACTATCGCCATGGCGGATTACGAAATGGAATCCCTGTCGGCGGAGATCAACTACGAGGCGGCCAAACTGGCGCGTGCCTGTGCCGATGAGTGGACGGCCCGCACGCCGGAGAAACCACGCTATGTGGCGGGCGTACTCGGCCCGACCAACCGCACCGCCTCTATCTCACCGGACGTAAACGATCCGGCTTTCCGAAATATCACCTTTGACCATCTGGTGGAGGCGTACCGCGAGTCCACCAAAGCGCTGGTGGAAGGCGGGGTCGATCTGATCATGATTGAAACGGTCTTCGATACCCTCAACGCCAAAGCCGCCATTTATGCGGTGAAAGAGGAGTTCGAAGCCCTGGGCGTCGATCTGCCGATCATGATTTCCGGCACCATCACCGATGCCTCTGGCCGTACGCTATCCGGCCAGACGACCGAAGCATTTTATAACTCCCTGCGCCACGCCGATGCCCTGAGCTTTGGCCTGAACTGTGCCCTGGGGCCGGATGAACTGCGCCAGTACGTGCAGGAGCTGTCGCGTATCGCCGAATGCTACGTCACCGCTCACCCGAACGCCGGCCTGCCAAACGCCTTTGGTGAGTACGATCTCGACGCTGCTACCATGGCGGCGCAGATCCGCGAGTGGGCCGAATCCGGGTTCCTGAACATCGTCGGCGGCTGCTGCGGCACCACGCCGGAGCACATCGCTGCCATGAGCAATGCGGTGGCGGGCCTTGCGCCCCGTAAGTTGCCCGAACTGCCGGTGGCCTGCCGACTGGCCGGTCTTGAGCCGCTGAACATTGGCGATGACAGCCTGTTTGTGAACGTCGGTGAACGTACCAACGTGACCGGCTCCGCGAAGTTCAAACGCCTGATCAAAGAAGAGAAGTACAGCGAAGCGCTGGACGTTGCCCGCCAGCAGGTTGAGAGCGGGGCACAGATCATTGATATCAACATGGACGAGGGGATGCTCGACGCCGAAGCGGCGATGGTGCGTTTCCTCAACCTGATTGCCGGTGAGCCGGACATTGCCCGCGTGCCGATTATGATCGACTCCTCGAAGTGGGAGGTGATCGAAAAAGGGCTGAAGTGCATTCAGGGCAAAGGCATCGTTAACTCCATTTCAATGAAAGAGGGGGTCGAGCCTTTCATCCATCACGCGAAGATGGTGCGCCGCTACGGTGCCGCCGTGGTGGTCATGGCCTTTGACGAAGTCGGCCAGGCGGATACCCGTGAGCGCAAAATAGAGATTTGCCGCCGCGCGTACCAGATTTTGACCGAAGAGGTCGGTTTCCCGCCGGAAGACATTATCTTTGACCCGAACATCTTTGCCGTCGCAACCGGCATCGAAGAGCACAACAACTACGCCCAGGACTTTATCGGCGCCTGTGAAGACATCAAACGCGAGCTGCCGCACGCGCTGATTTCCGGCGGTGTCTCCAACGTCTCGTTCTCGTTCCGCGGCAACGACCCGGTGCGCGAGGCGATCCACGCGGTGTTCCTCTACTACGCCATTCGTAACGGGATGGATATGGGGATCGTCAATGCCGGTCAGCTGGCCATTTACGACGACCTGCCAGCGGAGCTGCGCGATGCGGTGGAAGACGTGATCCTGAACCGCCGCGACGATGCCACCGAGCGCATGCTGGAGCTGGCTGAAAAATACCGCGGCAGCAAATCCGATGAGGCGGCAAACGTTCAGCAGGCGGAGTGGCGCGCCTGGGACGTGAAAAAACGCCTGGAATACTCACTGGTAAAAGGCATCACCGAGTTTATCGAACTGGATACCGAAGAGGCTCGCCAGCAGGCCGCGCGGCCGATCGAAGTGATCGAAGGGCCGTTGATGGACGGCATGAACGTGGTCGGCGACCTGTTCGGCGAAGGCAAAATGTTCCTGCCGCAGGTGGTGAAATCCGCCCGCGTGATGAAGCAGGCGGTGGCCTATCTGGAACCTTACATTGAAGCCAGCAAAGAGAAGGGCTCCAGTAACGGTAAAATGGTGATCGCCACCGTGAAGGGCGACGTGCACGACATCGGCAAAAACATCGTCGGCGTGGTGCTGCAGTGTAATAACTACGAGATTATCGATCTTGGCGTGATGGTGCCGGCGGAGAAAATCCTCAAAACCGCGCGCGAAGTGAATGCCGACCTGATTGGCCTGTCCGGGCTTATCACCCCGTCGCTGGATGAGATGGTTAACGTGGCGAAAGAGATGGAGCGCCAGGGCTTTACCCTGCCGCTGCTGATCGGCGGCGCAACCACCTCGAAAGCGCACACGGCGGTGAAGATCGAGCAGAACTACAGCGGGCCGACGGTATACGTGCAGAACGCCTCGCGCACGGTTGGCGTGGTCTCAGCGCTGCTGTCCGAAACCCAGCGCGATGACTTTGTTGCCAGAACCCGCAAAGAGTATGAAACCGTGCGCATTCAGCACGGGCGCAAAAAGCCGCGCACCCCGCCGGTGACGCTGGCTGCGGCGCGCGATAACGATCTGGCCTTTGACTGGTCGAGCTATACGCCGCCGGTTGCCCATCGCCTGGGTGTACAGACGGTTACCGCCAGCATCGAAACCCTGCGTAACTACATCGACTGGACGCCGTTCTTTATGACCTGGTCCCTGGCCGGGAAGTACCCGCGCATTCTGGAAGATGAAGTGGTGGGTGAAGAGGCGCAGCGCCTGTTCAAGGATGCCAACGATCTGCTCGATAAACTCAGTGAGGAGAAGACCCTCAACCCGCGCGGCGTGGTGGGGCTGTTCCCGGCCAACCGCGTGGGGGATGACATCGAAATCTACCGGGATGAAACCCGCACCCACGTGCTGGCGGTCAGCCACCATCTGCGTCAGCAGACGGAGAAGATCGGTTTTGCTAACTACTGTCTGGCCGATTTTGTCGCGCCGAAGCTGAGCGGTAAAGCCGACTACATCGGCGCCTTTGCCGTAACTGGCGGGCTGGAGGAGGACGCACTGGCGGAGGCCTTCGAAGCGCAGCATGATGATTACAATAAAATCATGATCAAGGCGATTGCCGACCGTCTGGCAGAGGCCTTTGCTGAATATCTGCACGAGCGGGTGCGTAAGGTACACTGGGGCTACGCGGCCACCGAGAACCTCAGCAATGAGGAGCTGATCCGCGAGAACTACCAGGGCATTCGTCCGGCGCCGGGCTACCCGGCCTGCCCGGAGCATACCGAGAAAGGCACCATCTGGCAGCTTCTGGATGTCGAGGCCCACACCGGCATGAAGCTAACCGAGTCCTTTGCCATGTGGCCAGGGGCGTCGGTTTCCGGCTGGTATTTCAGCCATCCTGACAGCAAATACTTCGCCGTCGCGCAGCTGCAGCGCGATCAGATCGAAGATTACGCTCTGCGCAAAGGAATGAGCGTGGCAGAAGCGGAGCGCTGGTTAGCGCCGAACTTAGGCTACGACGCAGACTGA